Sequence from the Mycobacterium florentinum genome:
CCGCCGGTAAGACAGTTGAGTTTGATGCGCGCTTCCCAGGTGGTCCCGATGGCTCCCCGCCAGGTACCGCTCACCAGGCCGCCGAAGTAGTTGCCGCCGTCTCGGGTGGCGCGCAGCACGAGGTTGGATTTGCCGTCGACGAACACGTTTTGCCGGCTGTCGCGGTACTGTCCGAAAAACTCGGGCCGGTCGAACCCGGTCGGGTTATGGATCGGCGTACGTTGGCTCGCTACAACCCATTTCGAGGGATCGGGAGCCGAGCCGGCCGGACCGTCGAACTCGTCGTGAAACAGGTATGCCCCGGCCCGCGCCGGCGCGGCGCCGACCCTCGCGGTGGGGACCGCCGCGGCCACGAATCCCGCCAGCATCATCATCCGGCGACGATCCATACCTGGCATTCGCAAACGACTTTCGGTTCAAGGGGTGCCCGCAGCATAAAGCAGTTCTTTGAGCTGACTTTGCTGCTCGGCGGCGAGCCGGGTCAGAATTCGCTGTTCGGCCACCGCCACCGCCGCATCCGCACGCTTCAGCAGGGCTTTGCCGCGCCGGGTTAGCCGGGCCGGCATTGCGCGGCCGGCCGGCGCCGTCGCCGCACGGCTGCATGCGCCGCGGTCCTCGAGTGCGTGCAGCACCTGGTTGGCCGCCTGTGCGGAGACATTGGTGCCGCGAGCCAACTCCGCACTCGTGAGCCCGGGGTGGTTGGCCAGGATCCGCATGCACACGAATTCGGGCAGGCCGAGTCCCAGCGGCTTCAGCTCCGCTGCGACCTGGGGCCGCAACGACGCCATCACTCGGTACAACAGGAACCCCAAAGGCTCGTCATGGGAAGCACTCATGTTCACATGCTGACATGCGCCACAACGTTCATCGCACGGAACCATCAACTTTGTTGACATTGCCGGAGTCGGTGGTATCAAGGAACTTGATGGTCCATAACGAAAGGAACGACAAGGATGTCTGGTGACGGATTCTTCGGTGGCCCCGGCGGTTTCGGGGGCGGCTTCGGCGGCCCCGGCTTCGGTGGCTTCGGTTTCGGTGGCGGCCCCGGCGGTTTCGGGGGCGGCTGGGGCAAACACGGTTGGGGTCATGGCGGGCCCGGCGGCCCCGGTTTCGGTGGTGGTTTCGGTCCGGGCGGTCGTCCGCCGCTCAAGCGCGCGGCCTTTGTCACGGCGGCGCTGTTGCTCGACGGGCCGGCCGATGCCGCGCAGGTGATCCAGCGGGTGTCCGACGCGACCGACGGCGCGATCACCCCTGCGCAGGAGATCGCGGAGCTGGCCATCGGTCTGCTCGCCGGCCGTGGCGTGGTGACGGTCGACAACGGCGTGGCAACGCTGACCGAGCTCGGCAACAACCTGTTGAAGTGGCGGGGCGTCAGCAGCGAAACCGCGCACGCTTTCCTGGCCCGCGCGGGTCAGTTCGGCGACGTGTTCAAGATCCGCAGGGAACTGTTCGAGATCGCCGGCCTGGCGCGCACGATCACCTGGACGGGCACCGACGAGCAGAAGCAACAGCTCGCCGAATCACGGACCAAGGTTCTCGAGGCGCTGCGCGAGGCCAAGAAGACGCTGCACCGCGTTCTCGGCGAGGACTAGCGCATGAGTGTGCGTCCACGGCGATGCGTGTGCGCTTAGGGCGGCGACACGCCGGGCGAGACCGCCGTGGGCGCACACTCAAAGCCCTAGACGCACACTCAAAGCCGAACCCCTAGGGAGCCGAGGGCTCGCTCAGCTTGACCAATGTCTTGCCGATATTGGCGCCGGTGAACAACCCGTTGAGGGCGTCGACGCACGACTCGATGCCGTCAAAGACGGTCTGGCGATGGGTAAGCCTGCCCTCGGCCCCCCACTTGCGCAGCGCTGCATGGGCCTCCTCGAAGCGGCCCCATTGATCCAGCGCATTGAATCCCTGCATCCGCGCGGTCTTCGACAGCAGGTTCACGTAGTTGGCCGGGCCCGGGTGTTCACCGGTCAGGTAGCTGGAGATGACGCCGCACAGCACGACGCGGGCGTTGTTGGCGAGCCGGCCGAGCACCGCGTTGAGGATCGGCCCGCCGACGTTGTCGAAGTAGACGTCGACGCGCTTCGGGCAATGCTGCTTGAGCGCGGCGGGAATGTCGTCGTTCTTGTAGTCGATGCACGCGTCGAATCCGAAGTCCTCGACCACCGCCCGGCATTTCTCCGGCCCGCCCGCGATGCCCACCACCCGCGCGCCGGCGATCTTGGCGATCTGCCCGGCGATCGATCCGGTGGCGCCCGCCGCGGCCGAGACCACCACCGTCTCCCCCGGCTGGGGCATACCGACGTCGACCATTCCGATGTACGCGGTGGCGCCGGTCGGCCCGTACACCGACATGATCGCCAGCTGGTCGTCCTCACCGGGGATGGGCGTGCTGAACACGTCGTCGCGGATGATCACGTACTCCTGAAAACCGGTCAGCGTGGTGACCACGTCCCCGACGGCAAAGGCATCGCACCGCGTCTGAACCACCTCCCCGATGCCGGCGGCGCGGATCACCTCGCCGAGTTGCACCGGCGGCAGATAGCTCGGCTGGTCGTTCAGCCAGGTCCGGACCGCCGCGTCGAGCCCCACGTAAGTGGTTCGCAGCAGCGCCTCGCCCTCGGCGGGCTCGGGTGCCGGCCGGGTGATCAGCTCGGTGTCATCGGGTGCGACGAGCCCGATCGGGCGGCGACGCAGGACGATCTGGCGATTCGGCATGTCGGGCACGCTGCTGAAACTACCCATTAGACGCCCTCGGGTGGGAGCATCTGTCCATGGAATCGCAGGACGACCCGGAAAAACGGATCCGGGACCTCGAGCGCCCGCTGGCCGAGACCGCGCGCGCTTCCGAATTGGGCGGCACACCGCAGGGCGGCCACGCCTACCCACCGCCGCCACCGGGCCCGGTGCCACCGCCACCCCCCGGCTCGGTGCCACCGCCGCCGTCCATGTACGGCTACGGCGGCCCCTATGGCGGGCCTCCGCCGAAATCTTCGGGCAACCGGCTGTGGTGGATCGTGGGCACGATCATCGTCGTCGGCGTGCTGGCGCTCGCGGGCGGCATCGCCGCCTTTGCCGCACACCAGATTTCCGGTGTCCGGTCGATCATCAACTCGGAGATTTCGACGACGCCCAGCACGTCCTCGAGGGTGACGACGTCACCCCGGACTACGCCGCGGAGCCCGCGGTCGTCGACCAGCGCGCCGCAGACCACCTCGACGTCGGCGTTGCCGCCGCAGGGCGCGCCGCTCGACATCTCCGGCATCGACGAGAACAAGACGATCGCGTGCAACGACAACGTGGTCACCGTCAGCGGAATCAACAACACGATCGTGATCACCGGCCACTGTGCGAGCCTGACGGTGTCGGGCATGAAGAACACGGTCACCGTCGATTCCTCCGACAGCATCGACGCGTCCGGCATGAACAACCACGTGACGTATCACTCGGGTGCGCCGAAGATCTCCAACTCCGGGGTCGACAACGACGTCTCGCAGGGCTGAGGTGTCAGCCGGCGGCCATCGCGTCGGCAAGGGCCACATAGCCCTCGAACCCGACGTCTTGGGCTCTGGCCCGAAAGCGTTGCAGGAACTGCCGATAGCCGGACTCGTCGCCATGAACTCGGGCCAGCAG
This genomic interval carries:
- a CDS encoding MarR family winged helix-turn-helix transcriptional regulator; the protein is MSASHDEPLGFLLYRVMASLRPQVAAELKPLGLGLPEFVCMRILANHPGLTSAELARGTNVSAQAANQVLHALEDRGACSRAATAPAGRAMPARLTRRGKALLKRADAAVAVAEQRILTRLAAEQQSQLKELLYAAGTP
- a CDS encoding NADP-dependent oxidoreductase, whose translation is MPDMPNRQIVLRRRPIGLVAPDDTELITRPAPEPAEGEALLRTTYVGLDAAVRTWLNDQPSYLPPVQLGEVIRAAGIGEVVQTRCDAFAVGDVVTTLTGFQEYVIIRDDVFSTPIPGEDDQLAIMSVYGPTGATAYIGMVDVGMPQPGETVVVSAAAGATGSIAGQIAKIAGARVVGIAGGPEKCRAVVEDFGFDACIDYKNDDIPAALKQHCPKRVDVYFDNVGGPILNAVLGRLANNARVVLCGVISSYLTGEHPGPANYVNLLSKTARMQGFNALDQWGRFEEAHAALRKWGAEGRLTHRQTVFDGIESCVDALNGLFTGANIGKTLVKLSEPSAP
- a CDS encoding DUF3060 domain-containing protein, producing MESQDDPEKRIRDLERPLAETARASELGGTPQGGHAYPPPPPGPVPPPPPGSVPPPPSMYGYGGPYGGPPPKSSGNRLWWIVGTIIVVGVLALAGGIAAFAAHQISGVRSIINSEISTTPSTSSRVTTSPRTTPRSPRSSTSAPQTTSTSALPPQGAPLDISGIDENKTIACNDNVVTVSGINNTIVITGHCASLTVSGMKNTVTVDSSDSIDASGMNNHVTYHSGAPKISNSGVDNDVSQG